One segment of Desulfosudis oleivorans Hxd3 DNA contains the following:
- a CDS encoding ABC transporter ATP-binding protein, translated as MGLNCGAVKKEKQKMLELKDITLRLDDGRAVLDGVSVTLQNRKIYAVTGPNGSGKSSLARIIMGLQQPTAGRILLDGQDITDMDITQRAGLGIGYAFQHPPRFKGIKVRELIKLADGSRNKAGICDMLYSVGLCAQEYLERDADATLSGGEAKRIEIATVLARRLRLAVFDEPEAGIDLWSFQKLADTFREMHGKSDTTIVIISHQERILELADDILLIKEGRLAPVPRDIILTSNNSEANCRCRQSCGKRGEAHVECA; from the coding sequence ATGGGACTGAATTGTGGTGCGGTAAAAAAGGAGAAACAAAAAATGCTGGAGCTCAAGGACATCACCCTGCGTCTGGACGATGGCCGTGCGGTACTGGACGGCGTCAGCGTCACATTGCAGAACAGAAAAATTTATGCTGTTACAGGCCCGAACGGCAGCGGCAAGTCGTCGCTGGCCCGTATCATTATGGGGCTGCAGCAGCCCACGGCGGGACGGATACTGCTTGACGGGCAGGATATTACGGATATGGACATCACCCAGCGGGCCGGGCTCGGCATCGGCTATGCCTTTCAGCACCCGCCCCGTTTCAAGGGCATCAAGGTGCGGGAGCTGATCAAGCTCGCCGACGGCAGCAGAAACAAGGCGGGCATCTGTGACATGCTTTACAGCGTGGGGCTGTGCGCGCAGGAGTACCTGGAGCGGGATGCCGACGCCACCCTTTCGGGCGGTGAGGCCAAGCGTATCGAAATCGCGACGGTGCTGGCCCGCCGCCTGAGGCTTGCGGTGTTCGATGAGCCGGAAGCGGGCATCGACCTGTGGAGTTTTCAGAAGCTGGCCGATACGTTCCGCGAGATGCACGGGAAATCCGACACCACCATCGTGATCATATCCCATCAGGAGCGCATTCTGGAGCTGGCCGATGATATACTGCTCATAAAGGAGGGGCGTCTCGCTCCCGTGCCGCGTGACATAATCCTCACGTCCAATAATTCAGAAGCGAACTGCCGCTGCCGGCAAAGCTGCGGAAAGAGAGGAGAGGCTCATGTTGAGTGCGCTTGA
- a CDS encoding SufB/SufD family protein: MLSALDKQLLEKVADLHDVPKGAYNIRRNGEGVQRNTTANIDIVTKKDKPGIDILVKPGTKGESVHIPVILSAEGMKDVVYNTFEIGEDADVLIVAGCGIHNAGGETEQHDGVHEFFIRKGARIRYVEKHYGEGPGTGKRVLNPKTVIHAEDGAVVELELVQIMGVDDTRRDTEITLADRAKLVVTERLLTDFSQKAASGIDIRINGEDASAQVISRSVARGNSRQEFLFNLDGYSRCRGHIQCDAIIMDNAVVISTPKIGAFCEHAQLVHEAAIGRLESQQLLKLMSLGLSEKEAEDTILKGFLK; encoded by the coding sequence ATGTTGAGTGCGCTTGACAAACAACTGCTGGAAAAGGTCGCCGACCTGCACGATGTGCCCAAAGGCGCTTATAACATCCGTCGCAACGGAGAGGGCGTTCAGCGCAACACTACCGCCAACATCGACATTGTGACGAAAAAGGATAAACCGGGCATCGACATTCTTGTGAAGCCCGGAACAAAAGGCGAGAGCGTCCACATCCCCGTTATTCTTTCCGCCGAGGGCATGAAGGATGTGGTATACAACACGTTTGAAATAGGTGAAGACGCGGACGTGCTGATTGTGGCGGGTTGCGGCATCCATAACGCGGGCGGCGAAACGGAGCAGCACGACGGCGTACACGAATTCTTTATTCGCAAGGGCGCGCGGATCCGCTACGTTGAAAAGCACTATGGAGAGGGCCCGGGCACGGGCAAGCGCGTGCTCAACCCCAAAACCGTTATTCACGCGGAGGATGGCGCCGTGGTCGAGCTGGAACTCGTGCAGATCATGGGCGTGGATGACACCCGGCGCGACACCGAAATCACCCTGGCCGACCGGGCAAAGCTTGTCGTCACGGAACGGCTGCTCACGGATTTTTCGCAGAAAGCGGCCTCGGGCATTGATATCCGTATCAACGGCGAGGATGCCTCGGCCCAGGTGATATCGCGCTCGGTGGCACGGGGAAATTCCCGGCAGGAATTTTTGTTCAATCTGGACGGCTACAGCCGGTGCCGCGGGCATATCCAGTGCGACGCCATCATCATGGACAATGCCGTGGTGATATCGACGCCGAAAATCGGGGCTTTTTGCGAACACGCGCAGCTCGTTCACGAGGCGGCCATCGGACGGCTTGAATCCCAGCAGCTTTTAAAGCTCATGTCGCTGGGGCTTTCGGAAAAGGAAGCCGAGGACACGATACTCAAGGGGTTCCTGAAATAA